The Streptomyces sp. NBC_00236 DNA window TTCTCTGGTCGTACCGGCACTCTGGCCTCCGTAGTCGATAGCCGGTCGGTGACGGCCAACCATGGGAAGGAGGCGTGACCGTATACACGGGGCGGGGATGGGGGTGTCTGTCCGGGCGGGGTGTTTGCGGGTTCCGACCGGGACTGCCTCGCACATCGGCTCTTGAGGGCGGACTGCCCGATGCCGCGATAGACGTTAGTCTAGTACGGTCGTCTAGATTCTGGTGAGGGAAGCACAACTCTGTCCGGAATGCATTGCCCGGTACATGAAGTACGCCTGCCCCGGAGGTGATTCCGGGGCAGGCGGGAGCGGTTCCGGGGAGGGATGCCGGCCGTCGGCGTCCCGTACGGGAATCACCCGGGTGTGACCGGGAGGGAAGGGCGGACGGAGCGCCGCTCCCCGCCGTTCACGTTCCGACCGTCAGCGCGCTCGTGCGGGCGCGGATCAGGTCGAGGACCGGGGACACTTGGGAGTCGAGGAAGAAGTGGCCGCCGGGGAACACCTTCAGCTCGAACGAGCCCGTGGTGTGCTCGCGCCACGCAGCCGCCTCGTCGACCGTCACCTGCTGATCGGTGTCACCGACGAGCGCCACGACGTCCAGACCGAGCGGCGGCCCCGGCCGGTAGCGGTAGGTCTCCGCGGCCTTGTAGTCGCTGCGGATCGCCGGAAGGATCATGCGCAGGATCTCGGGATCGCCGAGCACCGCGGCGTCCGTGCCGCTCAGCTGGGTGATGTCGGCGATCAGGCGGTCGTCGTCCGCCAGATGCACGCGCTCGTCGCGCACCCGGGAGGGTGCCCGGCGGCCGGAGGCGAACAGCGTCCCCGGTGAGGTCCCCGCGGCCTCCAGCCGGCGGGCCACCTCGAACGCGAGCGTGGCTCCCATGCTGTGGCCGAACAGGGTCAGGGGCAGGTCCTTCCAGGGGCCCAGCTCCTCCACGACCAGATCGGCGAGTTCCTCGATGTCCTCGACGCAGGGTTCCTGCCTCCGGTCCTGGCGGCCCGGGTACTGGATCGCGAGAACGTCGATCGCCGGGGACAGCGCACGGGCCACCGGGAAGTAGTAGGTGGCCGATCCGCCCGCGTGCGGGAAGCAGACCAGGCGGGTGCGTGCCCCGGGGGCCGGATGGAAACGCCGGATCCAGGGTCCGGTCTCCCGTGAGTCGTCCCTCATCAGTGCTCTACATCCTTCTTCTGCGGCTGTGACTGCGGCTGTGACTGCGGCTGTGACTGCGGCTGTGGTCGTCGGGTCGGGTCCGGCGGGGGCCGGCGCCCTCGTCTCATCGCGCCGCCCAGCTTCCGGGGGGCCGGTAGTGCAGCGGCGTGTTCTGCCAGGGGGCCACGCCCCGCCCGGCTTCCGGGCGGTCCGCCGGAGCGCGGCGCAGGCTCAGCAGCGCGGCGGTCACCGCGGCGATCTCCTCGGCGGACGGCGCACCACCGAGGAAGCGCAGCACCGGTCCGGCGTGGTCCGGGTCCGCGGCTCCGGACACGGGGGAGCAGGGGGCAGTGGTCATGGGTTCGGTCACTCCTCACAGGACTCAGGTCGGGGGGTTGCCGTGCTTGCGGGCCGGGACGGGCGCGTCCTTGGTCCGCAGCATCGCCAGGGAACGCACCAGCACCGCGCGGGTCTCGGCCGGATCGATCACGTCGTCGACCAGGCCGCGCTCGGCCGCGTAGTACGGGTGCATCAGCTCCTGCTGGTACTCCTTGATCCGCTGCTCGCGAGCCGCCGCGGGATCCGGCGCGGCGGCGATCTCCCGGCGGAAGACGATGTTCGCCGCGCCCTCCGCGCCCATCACCGCGATCTCGTTGGTCGGCCACGCGAAGGACAGGTCGGCTCCGATGGAACGCGAGTCCATCACGATGTACGCCCCGCCGTACGCCTTGCGCAGGATGACCTGGACGCGGGGGACGGTCGCGTCGCAGTAGGCGTAGAGCAGCTTCGCGCCGTGCCGAATGATGCCCTGGTGCTCCTGGTCGGTGCCCGGCAGGAAGCCGGGCACGTCGACGAGGGTGATCAGGGGGATGCTGAACGCGTCGCAGGTCTGGACGAACCGCGCCGCCTTCTCCGAGGCGTGGATGTCCAGCACTCCGGCCTGCGACGCGGGCTGGTTCGCCACGATGCCGACCGTGTGGCCGTCCAGCCGGGCGAGCGCACAGATGATGTTGGTGGCCCACTGGGCGTGGACCTCGAAGAAGTCCTCGTCGTCGACGATCTCCCGGATCACCGCGCGCATGTCGTACGACTGGTTGGCATGATGCGGAACCAGGCTCAACAGCGCTTCGCACCGCCGGTCCGCGGGGTCGTCGGTCGGTGCCTCGGGCGGGAGTTCGCGGTTGTTCGCGGGCAGCAGGGAGAGCAGGTGCCTGACTTCGTCCAGGCACTCCGCCTCGTCGTCGTACACGAAGCCGGCCGCGCCGGAGACCGTCCCGTGGACCTCCGCCCCACCGAGCTGCTCGTGCGTCACGCGTTCGTTCGTGACGGCCTGGACCACATCCGGCCCGGTGATGTACATCTGCGAGATGTCCCGCACCATGAAGACGAAATCGGTGAGCGCCGGCGAGTAGGTGGCACCACCCGCGCACGGCCCGAGGATCACGCTGATCTGGGGGATCACCCCGGAGGCCCGCACATTGCGGCGGAAGATCCCGCCGTATCCGGCGAGCGCCGTCACGCCCTCCTGGATCCGGGCCCCGGCACCGTCGCTCAGCCCCACCAACGGCGCGCCGGACGAGATCGCCAGGTCCATCACCTTGTGGATCTTCTGCGCGTGCGCCTCGCCCAGCGAGCCACCGAAGACCCTGAAGTCATGCGCGTACGCGAACACCGTACGTCCGTGCACCAGGCCCCATCCGGTGATCACCCCGTCCCCGCTCGGCCGCCGGTGCTCCAGGCCGAAGCCCGTGGACCGATGCCGCCGCAGCGACTCCACCTCCTGGAACGTCCCCGCGTCGAAGAGCAGCTCCAGCCGTTCGGGGGCGGTCAACTTGCCCCGTGCGTGCTGCTGTTCCGTGGAGCGCGGGCCCATCCCCTCGCGCGCCGCCCTCTTCAGCTCCGCCGCCTGCGCCACCAGTGAGCGCAGATCGGGCTGGGACTCCGGGGCGTTGTCACCACCGTTGTTCGACGGGGCGTCCTGAATCACTGTCATGGTCCCACCCATCCAAGGCTCGACGGTGCGCGGTGGATGCTCGCACCGGCGCCGGAATCGGGATAACCGTCCCTCATTGAAGACCCGGTGCGATCCCCGTGCCCTCCCCTAAGTTGTCCGGCACCCCCCTAAGGGCTGTCCCGACAGCCGTCGCCCTCTCGCGGCCCCCACCCGCCGGCCCGGCCGCTCCGGACCCAGGACCCTTAGGGGCTCTACGGGGCCTCGCCGGGTGGAGGCGAAGTGCCTTTACACCGCCTGGTCGACGAGGTGTCCGGTGTCCAGTGCGGCCTGCTGTCAACGGAATTGGGACCCGGGAACCTTAGGGGTTTTGGCGGCGGCGGGCAGACCTCAGCCTGGATCCCGACCGGTTCGGAAACGAAGCGCCCGACGGGCTGATCGCTCAGGGAACGACGTGCTGAAGGGCAGGACACCATGAGACACGACTTCCGCACCGGCGGTGCGCTGGTCTTTCCCGGCATGAGCCCCACGCGCTTCCAGGACTCGGCCAAGTTCATGCTGATCAACCCGGTGGCCCGGCGGCTCGTCGCCGAGGCCGACGACGCGCTCGGCTACTCGCTCGTCGACCGTTACCGCGACACCGAAGGTGACTACAGCGAATACGCCCAGGTCGCCTTCCTCGTCAACTGCCTGGCCCTCGCCGCCTGGGCGCAGGACCGGTTCGACCCGCAGCCCGGGCTCTGCGTCGGCCCCAGCTTCGGCGGCAAGACCGCGGCGGCCCACACGGGCGTCCTGGACTTCGCCGACGCGGTCCGCCTGACCGCCGGCTGGGCCAGGCTCCTGGAGTCCTGGTTCGCCGAGAACCACCGCGATGTCGTCACCCACTCCTTCACGCGCGTCCCGGGCTCCGAACTGGACCGGGTGCTCGCCGAACTCGACGAGCGCGGTGAGTGGTACGAGATCGCCTGCCACGTCGACGAGGACTTCTACATGGTGTCGTTGCGCGAGTCCGTGCTGGAGTGGCTCGGCAAGCGGCTGCGTTCGGTGGGCGGGCTGCCGCTGTACACGATGCGGCCGCCCATGCACGCGAGCGTCTTCGCCCCTCTGCGCCGGCGGGCCGAGGAAGAGCTCTTCGCCCCGCTGACCTTCCACGATCCCCGGATACCGGTCGTCGCCGACCAGGACGGCACCCTGCTGACCACGGGCGACCAGGTCCGCACCATGCTGCTGGACGGCTTCGTCCGTCCGGTCCGTTGGCCCGCCGTCGTCGACGCCCTGCGCCGCAACGGCGTCGGCAAGCTGTACGTCGCAGGCCCCGACAGCCTCTTCGGCCGCGTTCCCGTCACCACCGGGAACTTCGACGTCGTCGCCGTGGACCCGAGGACGGCGCTCCAGCCCGTCCGCCGCAGCCTGGCCGCCTGAGGCGAGGCCCGGTCACCCCGGACCCGACGCACCTCCGGTGGGACGCGCCCAGGCCGGCGCCGCGCCCCTGCCGCCTCCATCAGGACCGGCCGAGGACTTTCGAGCGAGAGGTACACCATGACCCTTCTGACCAGGACCGACCTGGGATTTGCCTATCTGCACCTGACCGGGTCGGTCTGGCAGGAGCCGGTGCGGTACACGCTGGAGGAACGGCTGGCGGCGCTGGCCGAGAACAACTGCGTCTCGATGGGAATGAGCGTCGAGGAGCTGGAGGCGTTCCTCGCCGACCACTCGGCGGACAAGCTGCGTGGCCTGCTCTCCGAGTACGGGGTCCGGCTGCACGAGCTGGAGGTCCTGTTCGGCTGGAACGCCGGACCGGAGGAGAGCGGCCCCGCCCTGGAGTCGGAAACCCGTCTCTTCGAGCTG harbors:
- a CDS encoding thioesterase II family protein, coding for MRDDSRETGPWIRRFHPAPGARTRLVCFPHAGGSATYYFPVARALSPAIDVLAIQYPGRQDRRQEPCVEDIEELADLVVEELGPWKDLPLTLFGHSMGATLAFEVARRLEAAGTSPGTLFASGRRAPSRVRDERVHLADDDRLIADITQLSGTDAAVLGDPEILRMILPAIRSDYKAAETYRYRPGPPLGLDVVALVGDTDQQVTVDEAAAWREHTTGSFELKVFPGGHFFLDSQVSPVLDLIRARTSALTVGT
- a CDS encoding acyl-CoA carboxylase subunit epsilon, which produces MTTAPCSPVSGAADPDHAGPVLRFLGGAPSAEEIAAVTAALLSLRRAPADRPEAGRGVAPWQNTPLHYRPPGSWAAR
- a CDS encoding acyl-CoA carboxylase subunit beta; the encoded protein is MTVIQDAPSNNGGDNAPESQPDLRSLVAQAAELKRAAREGMGPRSTEQQHARGKLTAPERLELLFDAGTFQEVESLRRHRSTGFGLEHRRPSGDGVITGWGLVHGRTVFAYAHDFRVFGGSLGEAHAQKIHKVMDLAISSGAPLVGLSDGAGARIQEGVTALAGYGGIFRRNVRASGVIPQISVILGPCAGGATYSPALTDFVFMVRDISQMYITGPDVVQAVTNERVTHEQLGGAEVHGTVSGAAGFVYDDEAECLDEVRHLLSLLPANNRELPPEAPTDDPADRRCEALLSLVPHHANQSYDMRAVIREIVDDEDFFEVHAQWATNIICALARLDGHTVGIVANQPASQAGVLDIHASEKAARFVQTCDAFSIPLITLVDVPGFLPGTDQEHQGIIRHGAKLLYAYCDATVPRVQVILRKAYGGAYIVMDSRSIGADLSFAWPTNEIAVMGAEGAANIVFRREIAAAPDPAAAREQRIKEYQQELMHPYYAAERGLVDDVIDPAETRAVLVRSLAMLRTKDAPVPARKHGNPPT
- a CDS encoding ACP S-malonyltransferase is translated as MLINPVARRLVAEADDALGYSLVDRYRDTEGDYSEYAQVAFLVNCLALAAWAQDRFDPQPGLCVGPSFGGKTAAAHTGVLDFADAVRLTAGWARLLESWFAENHRDVVTHSFTRVPGSELDRVLAELDERGEWYEIACHVDEDFYMVSLRESVLEWLGKRLRSVGGLPLYTMRPPMHASVFAPLRRRAEEELFAPLTFHDPRIPVVADQDGTLLTTGDQVRTMLLDGFVRPVRWPAVVDALRRNGVGKLYVAGPDSLFGRVPVTTGNFDVVAVDPRTALQPVRRSLAA